In Hyphomicrobiales bacterium, one genomic interval encodes:
- a CDS encoding phosphodiesterase, whose protein sequence is MKLLMMTDLHLVAPGAEMAGVDPRVGVELCLADMQRWHGDAALCVIAGDLTDRGEVDAYRWLADRLTAFTLPVQLMMGNHDDREAMAAALPQVERDANGFLQSMRETEEGVLLFLDTYKGPTSEGAFCELRRAWLAERLESVRGRPVWIFMHHPPFPIGHTFMDRIRLDETDALALGQLLSAHDNIRHIFTGHVHRAVQTIWHGIPATCLPGTSHIMAMKRRTHGLAYPTGRPMYGIVLIEGERTTVHFETVPEEPAGQPELAAP, encoded by the coding sequence ATGAAGCTGCTGATGATGACCGATCTGCACCTCGTTGCGCCGGGTGCGGAGATGGCTGGCGTCGATCCGCGCGTCGGGGTCGAACTCTGCCTTGCCGATATGCAGCGCTGGCATGGTGATGCGGCGCTCTGCGTGATCGCGGGTGACCTCACGGATCGCGGCGAGGTCGATGCCTATCGCTGGCTGGCGGACCGGCTCACGGCGTTCACCCTGCCGGTGCAATTGATGATGGGCAACCACGACGACCGAGAAGCGATGGCGGCTGCATTGCCGCAGGTCGAGCGCGACGCGAACGGCTTCCTCCAGAGTATGCGTGAGACCGAAGAGGGGGTGCTGCTGTTTCTCGATACGTACAAGGGGCCGACCTCGGAAGGGGCATTTTGTGAGCTGCGCCGGGCCTGGCTCGCCGAGCGCCTCGAGAGTGTCCGCGGCCGTCCGGTCTGGATCTTCATGCACCACCCGCCATTTCCGATCGGCCACACCTTCATGGATCGGATCCGGTTGGACGAAACGGACGCGCTAGCGCTCGGCCAGCTGCTTTCGGCGCACGACAACATCCGCCACATCTTCACGGGCCATGTGCATCGCGCCGTGCAGACGATCTGGCACGGCATTCCGGCCACGTGCCTGCCGGGAACGAGCCACATCATGGCCATGAAGCGGCGCACGCATGGGCTCGCTTATCCGACGGGCAGGCCCATGTACGGCATCGTCCTCATCGAAGGCGAGCGCACGACCGTGCATTTCGAGACCGTGCCCGAGGAGCCGGCAGGACAACCCGAACTCGCCGCACCGTGA
- a CDS encoding glycosyltransferase — protein MSLAIVLKGYPRLSETFIAQELKGLEDRGIDFSIHALRRPHDGKVHPIHGEITAPVHYLPEYIHDEPLRVLRAWLAVRRRPGYRRARAKWLADLWRQPTRNRFRRFGQAMVLAAEMPADVRHIHVHFLHTPASVARYAADALGIGWSCSAHAKDIYTTPAWEISEKLDDLEWLVTCTAANVGHLKSLAPAAANKIELVYHGIDLARLDGEENRAMNDDRGGLRAGPEEAAETRRPRTVEILSVGRAVPKKGYDDLLEALARLPAGLDWRFTHIGGGDLRKRLEARASALGLDGRITWRGAQAQAEVLEAYRRSDIFVLTSRIADDGDRDGLPNVLMEAQSQGVACLSTRVSAIPELIEDGVTGRLVDPGDVEAIAAALGELIRDEDQRKRLAAAGHRRVRRDFTHEAGIERVARRLRAHICDREGVESREVGAAVG, from the coding sequence GTGAGTCTCGCGATCGTCCTCAAGGGATATCCGAGGCTCTCGGAGACGTTCATCGCGCAAGAGCTCAAAGGGCTCGAGGATCGGGGGATCGACTTTTCGATCCATGCCTTGCGCCGGCCGCACGACGGCAAGGTGCATCCGATCCACGGTGAAATCACCGCACCGGTTCATTATCTTCCGGAATACATTCATGACGAGCCGCTCCGGGTGCTGCGCGCCTGGCTCGCGGTGCGCCGGCGGCCGGGCTATCGCAGGGCCCGTGCCAAATGGCTCGCCGATCTGTGGCGGCAGCCGACGCGAAACCGGTTCCGGCGCTTCGGCCAGGCCATGGTGCTCGCGGCGGAGATGCCGGCGGATGTCCGCCACATCCATGTTCATTTTCTCCACACGCCTGCCTCGGTGGCGCGATACGCGGCGGACGCGCTCGGGATCGGATGGAGCTGTTCGGCCCATGCCAAGGACATCTACACGACGCCGGCTTGGGAAATCAGTGAGAAGCTCGACGATCTCGAATGGCTCGTGACGTGCACGGCGGCGAACGTCGGGCATCTGAAATCGCTCGCACCGGCGGCGGCGAACAAGATCGAACTCGTCTACCACGGCATCGACCTGGCGCGCCTCGACGGGGAGGAAAACAGAGCCATGAATGACGATCGGGGCGGGCTGCGCGCAGGTCCCGAGGAAGCGGCGGAGACGAGGCGACCAAGGACCGTCGAAATCCTCTCGGTCGGCCGGGCGGTGCCGAAGAAGGGCTATGACGACCTCCTCGAAGCGCTGGCGCGGCTGCCGGCCGGGCTCGACTGGCGGTTCACGCACATCGGAGGAGGAGATCTGCGCAAGCGGCTCGAGGCACGAGCGAGCGCGCTCGGGCTCGACGGGCGGATCACCTGGCGCGGGGCGCAGGCGCAAGCAGAGGTGCTGGAGGCTTATCGGCGCTCCGATATTTTCGTCCTGACGAGCCGGATCGCGGACGACGGCGATCGCGACGGGCTGCCCAACGTGCTGATGGAGGCCCAGAGCCAGGGGGTTGCCTGCCTCTCGACCCGTGTCTCGGCGATCCCGGAGCTCATCGAGGATGGCGTCACCGGCAGGCTTGTCGATCCCGGCGACGTCGAGGCGATCGCGGCGGCTCTCGGGGAACTCATCCGCGATGAGGACCAGAGGAAGCGACTGGCGGCCGCAGGCCACCGGCGGGTGCGCCGGGATTTCACGCACGAGGCCGGGATCGAACGGGTGGCGCGCAGGTTGCGGGCGCACATTTGCGATCGCGAAGGGGTGGAGTCCCGCGAGGTCGGGGCAGCGGTCGGGTGA
- a CDS encoding glycosyltransferase, giving the protein MRIAFHAPLKAPDWPVPSGDRTIARAIVASLQAVGHEVIVACRLRTFDGKGDRARQEALRERGERLARGLVERYRGPGVRRPDLWLTYHLYHKAPDHVGPLVCRELGLPYVVIEASHSPRQSEGPWREGNGLVAAALLQAALVVSLNRRDPPAIAALGVDAGRMRLLAVPADLNAFARAADERARHRAVIAARHGLAAEEPRLITAAMMRAGDKVASYQLLAEALDLLGERAWRLLVAGDGAARGEMEDMFVRHGRRVVFLGALGREALAEYLSAADLFVWPAINEAIGMAILEAQAAGLAAVVGDAGDVRSVCEDGVTARVVPIRDARAFARAVRDYLDAPGVLVGDGEAARERALRVHSLEAAGRQLDGWLREVVPDRRGEKR; this is encoded by the coding sequence ATGCGCATCGCCTTTCATGCCCCGCTCAAAGCTCCGGACTGGCCCGTTCCTTCGGGGGATCGGACGATCGCGAGGGCGATCGTTGCGAGCCTCCAGGCGGTGGGCCACGAGGTGATCGTGGCATGCCGACTGCGGACCTTCGATGGCAAGGGGGATCGCGCCCGGCAGGAGGCGTTGCGCGAGCGGGGTGAGCGGCTCGCGCGCGGCCTCGTGGAGCGGTATCGCGGACCGGGAGTTCGCCGGCCCGATCTCTGGCTGACCTATCACCTCTACCACAAGGCTCCCGATCATGTCGGCCCCCTGGTCTGCCGGGAACTGGGGCTGCCCTACGTGGTGATCGAAGCGTCCCACTCGCCGCGCCAGAGCGAGGGGCCTTGGCGCGAGGGCAATGGGCTGGTGGCGGCGGCCCTTCTGCAGGCGGCGCTCGTCGTTTCGCTCAATCGGCGGGACCCGCCCGCGATCGCGGCTTTGGGTGTCGATGCGGGACGCATGCGGCTGCTGGCCGTGCCGGCGGATCTCAATGCGTTTGCACGGGCGGCCGACGAGCGGGCCCGGCATCGCGCCGTCATCGCCGCCCGCCACGGCCTCGCGGCAGAGGAACCCCGTCTGATCACCGCCGCCATGATGCGCGCCGGCGACAAGGTGGCATCGTACCAGCTGCTTGCCGAGGCGCTCGACCTGCTCGGGGAGCGGGCGTGGCGTCTCCTCGTTGCCGGGGACGGGGCCGCCCGAGGGGAAATGGAGGATATGTTCGTGCGGCACGGGCGCAGGGTGGTGTTCCTCGGCGCGCTCGGGCGCGAGGCACTGGCCGAATATCTTTCCGCGGCCGATCTCTTCGTATGGCCCGCCATCAACGAGGCGATCGGCATGGCGATCCTCGAGGCGCAGGCGGCCGGCCTCGCCGCCGTGGTCGGGGATGCGGGCGATGTGCGGTCTGTCTGCGAGGACGGCGTGACGGCGCGCGTGGTCCCGATTCGCGACGCCCGAGCATTCGCGCGGGCGGTGCGTGACTATCTCGATGCACCGGGCGTATTGGTGGGAGACGGGGAGGCGGCCCGCGAGCGGGCGCTCAGGGTGCACTCCCTGGAGGCGGCCGGCCGGCAGCTCGATGGCTGGCTGCGGGAGGTCGTTCCGGACCGGCGGGGAGAGAAACGGTGA
- a CDS encoding glycosyl transferase translates to MGGRRGGGPRAGAQGALPGGGRPAARWLAAGGRSGPAGRETVTNRILIHVQHLLGVGHLRRAAALSRAFARSGYEVVVLSGGRLVAGTDVGGGRLVQLAPAHAADVSFSAVLDDDGKPIDEAFERRRREVVVAETLRFAPDVVVTEHYPFGRRRFRGEITALFDAAPRGALVLSSVRDVLVRSAGHGEKAARIVDLIRKRYDGVLVHGDPGIIALTDSFPAADGIADRLHYTGYVVEEAPGEVFPADTQGAHTGCKGPGEVVVSVGGGAVGLGLLGAALEARRGGLLDDRRWRLLVGRNLGGAAFAQLRASAPDGVVVEWARPDFRALLSRASLSISQAGYNTLMDILIAGVPAVVVPFEAGAESEQRERAELFARRGLLAVLPESELDGRRLAVAALEAIVRLDRVCLSERVAAIRLEGADESVRIVTRLLGRKRRGEAMGDG, encoded by the coding sequence ATTGGTGGGAGACGGGGAGGCGGCCCGCGAGCGGGCGCTCAGGGTGCACTCCCTGGAGGCGGCCGGCCGGCAGCTCGATGGCTGGCTGCGGGAGGTCGTTCCGGACCGGCGGGGAGAGAAACGGTGACGAACCGAATTCTCATCCATGTGCAGCACCTGCTCGGGGTCGGGCACCTGCGCCGGGCGGCGGCGCTCTCGCGGGCATTCGCCCGGAGTGGTTATGAAGTGGTCGTGCTTTCGGGTGGGCGGCTGGTTGCGGGAACGGATGTCGGGGGCGGGCGCCTCGTGCAACTCGCGCCGGCGCACGCGGCGGATGTGTCATTCAGCGCCGTGCTCGATGACGACGGCAAGCCGATCGACGAGGCGTTCGAGAGACGACGGCGCGAGGTGGTGGTGGCCGAGACGCTACGGTTCGCGCCGGACGTGGTCGTCACGGAGCATTATCCGTTCGGGCGGCGGCGCTTTCGCGGCGAGATCACCGCGCTGTTCGATGCCGCGCCGCGCGGTGCCCTCGTGCTCTCCTCGGTGCGCGACGTCCTGGTGCGCAGCGCCGGGCACGGCGAGAAGGCCGCGCGGATCGTCGATCTCATCAGGAAGCGTTACGATGGCGTTCTCGTGCATGGTGATCCCGGCATCATCGCGCTCACGGATTCGTTCCCGGCGGCCGATGGGATCGCCGATCGTCTCCATTACACCGGCTACGTGGTCGAGGAAGCGCCGGGGGAGGTTTTCCCGGCGGACACGCAAGGTGCTCACACCGGCTGCAAGGGCCCTGGGGAGGTCGTCGTCTCGGTCGGTGGGGGAGCGGTCGGCCTCGGACTCCTCGGGGCCGCACTCGAGGCACGGCGCGGCGGCTTGCTGGACGACCGGCGATGGCGTCTCCTGGTCGGGCGGAACCTCGGCGGGGCGGCGTTCGCCCAATTGCGGGCATCGGCACCCGACGGGGTCGTCGTCGAGTGGGCGCGACCGGACTTCCGGGCGCTGCTCTCGCGGGCCTCGCTCTCGATCTCGCAGGCGGGCTACAATACGTTGATGGACATTCTGATCGCGGGCGTCCCGGCCGTGGTGGTGCCGTTCGAGGCGGGCGCCGAGAGCGAACAGCGCGAGCGTGCCGAGCTGTTCGCTCGTCGCGGGCTGCTTGCGGTGCTGCCCGAAAGCGAACTCGATGGCCGGCGGCTGGCGGTGGCGGCGCTCGAGGCGATCGTGCGGCTGGATCGCGTGTGCCTCTCGGAGCGGGTTGCCGCAATCCGGCTCGAAGGGGCCGACGAGAGCGTGCGGATCGTCACGCGACTGCTCGGGCGAAAGCGCCGGGGCGAAGCCATGGGAGACGGCTGA
- a CDS encoding dipeptide ABC transporter ATP-binding protein, with amino-acid sequence MASELLKVENLAVTFAGPTGEVQAVRDVSFRVRPGSCVAIVGESGSGKSVTARAILGILPRSARIVGGRILFADKGYATARDLAALAPDSEAYRAVRGGRISMIFQEPMTSLSPLHTVGNQIAEALELHQDLKSGEVEARCLEMLRLVRFPDPDRAFRSYPFELSGGLRQRAMIAMALVCGPALLIADEPTTALDVTVQAQILGLIKDLQRDLGMAVLLITHDMGVVANIAEEVVVVYKGEVMEAGTIGDILGDPQHDYLKALLRAVPRIEGGGTMRLQPLREINPEIGKMLGARTEAETAGQHAGAGPLLEVRGLVKRYTIRNARRGLLRNTDEQHTAVDRVSFSIERGECLGLVGESGCGKTTVSKMILGGISSDEGEILFRAEDGGQVDMARLDDSAMRPYRKRIQYVFQDPFGSLNPRMTTFDILSEPLQIHGIGDKAWRREMVQEAMRLVGLDPRYLNRYPHSFSGGQRQRIGIARALMLRPELVICDEPVSALDVSTQAQVLNLLKDLQERLALTFLFISHDLAVVNYIADRIAVMSRGKLVEVGPREAIFNRPRHPYTRALLGSVPTPDLGRLLDFEAIRDTGLTEPENWPYPFGGEGGSQPSLLDLGGGHMVRAYEATEAS; translated from the coding sequence ATGGCGAGCGAACTCCTCAAGGTCGAGAACCTCGCGGTGACCTTCGCGGGCCCTACCGGTGAGGTGCAGGCGGTGCGCGACGTCTCGTTCCGCGTGCGGCCCGGCTCGTGCGTGGCCATTGTCGGCGAGAGCGGTTCGGGCAAGAGCGTGACGGCGCGCGCGATCCTCGGCATCCTGCCAAGGTCGGCACGGATCGTCGGCGGGCGCATCCTGTTCGCCGACAAGGGCTATGCGACGGCGCGTGATCTCGCGGCCCTGGCACCGGACTCGGAGGCCTATCGGGCGGTGCGCGGCGGACGCATCTCCATGATCTTCCAAGAGCCGATGACCTCGCTTTCACCGCTGCACACGGTCGGCAATCAGATCGCTGAGGCGCTCGAGCTGCATCAGGATCTGAAATCCGGTGAGGTGGAGGCGCGGTGCCTCGAGATGCTGCGGCTGGTGCGCTTTCCCGATCCCGATCGGGCCTTCAGGAGCTACCCGTTCGAACTCTCGGGCGGCTTGCGCCAGCGGGCGATGATCGCGATGGCGCTCGTTTGCGGACCGGCTCTCCTCATCGCCGACGAGCCGACGACCGCGCTCGACGTCACGGTTCAGGCGCAAATACTCGGACTTATCAAAGATTTGCAGCGGGATCTCGGCATGGCGGTCCTGCTCATCACGCACGACATGGGCGTGGTGGCGAACATCGCCGAAGAGGTGGTCGTCGTCTACAAGGGCGAGGTCATGGAGGCCGGCACGATCGGCGACATCCTCGGCGACCCGCAGCACGATTATCTCAAGGCGCTGCTGCGGGCGGTGCCGCGCATCGAGGGGGGTGGCACGATGCGCCTCCAGCCCTTGAGGGAGATCAATCCCGAGATCGGCAAGATGCTCGGCGCGCGGACAGAGGCCGAGACAGCGGGCCAGCACGCGGGCGCCGGGCCGCTCCTCGAGGTGCGCGGGCTCGTCAAGCGCTATACGATCCGCAACGCTCGGCGCGGCCTGCTGCGCAACACCGACGAGCAACACACGGCGGTCGATCGGGTCTCGTTCAGCATCGAGCGCGGGGAGTGCCTCGGCCTCGTCGGCGAGAGCGGCTGCGGCAAAACGACCGTCTCGAAGATGATCCTCGGTGGCATCAGTTCGGACGAAGGGGAGATCCTCTTTCGTGCCGAGGATGGCGGGCAAGTCGACATGGCGCGGCTCGACGATTCCGCCATGCGGCCTTACCGCAAGCGCATCCAGTACGTGTTCCAGGATCCGTTCGGCTCGCTCAATCCGCGCATGACGACCTTCGACATCCTCAGCGAGCCGCTGCAGATCCATGGGATCGGCGACAAAGCGTGGCGGCGCGAGATGGTGCAGGAAGCCATGCGGCTGGTCGGGCTCGATCCGCGATACCTCAACCGCTACCCGCACAGCTTTTCGGGCGGTCAGCGCCAGCGCATCGGCATCGCGCGGGCCTTGATGCTGCGGCCGGAACTGGTCATCTGCGACGAACCCGTGTCCGCCCTCGATGTCTCGACGCAGGCGCAAGTCCTCAATCTTCTCAAGGATTTGCAGGAACGGCTTGCGCTCACCTTCTTGTTCATCTCGCACGACCTCGCGGTGGTCAATTACATCGCGGACCGCATCGCGGTGATGAGCCGCGGCAAACTCGTGGAAGTCGGCCCGCGCGAGGCCATCTTCAATAGACCGCGCCATCCTTACACGCGAGCGCTGCTCGGATCGGTGCCGACGCCCGACCTCGGCCGTCTGCTCGATTTCGAAGCGATCAGGGATACCGGGCTGACCGAGCCGGAGAACTGGCCCTATCCGTTCGGCGGCGAGGGGGGCAGCCAGCCGAGCCTTCTCGATCTCGGCGGCGGGCACATGGTGCGTGCGTACGAGGCGACCGAGGCCTCATGA
- a CDS encoding FkbM family methyltransferase produces the protein MTGRRRSRWGKSMPKWRSSAGATGTAGGLLVLCAEEPADVALDAIAETCLGAGLAPPRIELSTSANNGVAEDGATWIERALEVAEARPWTLLWLIGPDEEPVADSLAIVLGLLDVAGAVFGGCALDDGLGATPGLQQVPKIARYTGQGRLALTHGALEWWIGPSHIVTRDAFSLARARMREFGGGVPGYAAALWEAGSSLKIAAPLTRATTGALPGSIVGDGAGLRCHLERSHDLWIPVSAHGRSFEMAYTGRNPAIERVQMRGLFFEAGELDCVRSYLAGRQGGIAVDVGANTGNHAIYLGTLTNLERVVALEPVPATCRWLESVVARNGANRVDLSRLGIAVGGAPGHARADAGRRGHLGSTRLHADGSGSIEVARLDDLGFNNVALLKIDVEGGEIAVIEGAKGLLAENSPLILVEVMDDNLASFLAFMSQLRYRVAQAFAEPGYINLVLEREGSNDRS, from the coding sequence ATGACGGGGCGCCGCCGATCCAGATGGGGCAAGTCGATGCCGAAATGGCGATCGTCAGCGGGCGCGACGGGGACAGCGGGCGGGCTTCTCGTCCTCTGCGCAGAGGAGCCAGCGGACGTGGCGCTGGATGCCATCGCCGAAACTTGCCTCGGCGCCGGTCTCGCCCCGCCTCGGATCGAATTGTCGACGTCGGCGAACAATGGCGTGGCGGAAGACGGTGCTACCTGGATCGAGCGCGCGCTCGAGGTGGCCGAGGCGCGACCGTGGACGCTGCTGTGGTTGATCGGACCCGACGAGGAACCGGTCGCCGATAGCCTCGCGATCGTGCTGGGTCTTCTCGACGTGGCTGGTGCCGTGTTCGGTGGGTGCGCGCTGGACGATGGGTTGGGTGCGACACCAGGCCTCCAACAGGTTCCAAAGATTGCGCGCTATACGGGCCAGGGTCGCCTCGCGCTGACCCATGGCGCGCTCGAATGGTGGATCGGGCCATCGCACATCGTCACGCGCGACGCATTCTCGCTCGCCCGGGCGAGGATGCGCGAATTCGGTGGCGGCGTTCCGGGTTACGCCGCCGCACTCTGGGAGGCAGGATCATCCTTGAAGATCGCCGCGCCGCTCACCCGGGCGACGACGGGCGCGTTGCCAGGATCGATTGTCGGTGACGGAGCCGGCCTTCGCTGCCACCTCGAGCGCTCGCACGATCTCTGGATCCCCGTTTCGGCGCATGGGCGGTCGTTCGAGATGGCCTACACGGGCCGCAACCCGGCGATCGAGCGCGTGCAAATGCGCGGCCTCTTCTTCGAGGCCGGTGAGCTCGATTGCGTGCGATCGTACCTTGCCGGTCGCCAGGGAGGGATTGCGGTCGATGTCGGGGCGAACACGGGCAACCACGCCATCTACTTGGGGACGTTGACGAACCTCGAGCGGGTGGTGGCGCTGGAGCCGGTTCCGGCAACATGTCGCTGGTTGGAGAGCGTGGTGGCCCGCAACGGGGCGAACCGTGTCGACCTCTCGCGGCTCGGGATCGCGGTTGGCGGGGCGCCGGGCCATGCACGGGCGGACGCGGGGCGACGCGGCCACCTCGGCTCGACGAGGCTCCATGCGGATGGCTCGGGCAGCATCGAGGTGGCAAGGCTCGACGACCTCGGGTTCAACAACGTGGCACTCTTGAAGATCGACGTCGAAGGTGGCGAAATCGCCGTGATCGAAGGGGCGAAGGGGCTGCTCGCCGAGAATTCGCCACTCATCCTCGTCGAGGTGATGGACGACAATCTCGCGTCGTTCCTCGCGTTCATGTCTCAATTGCGCTATCGAGTTGCGCAAGCGTTTGCCGAGCCGGGATATATCAACCTGGTGCTCGAAAGGGAGGGGTCGAATGATCGTTCTTAG
- a CDS encoding ABC transporter substrate-binding protein — MLTVALVVLSACFGATNSAVRAGELVEPPALAEEVAAGRLPPLAERLPAQPMVMNVADAGRHGGSLRMLFARAKDIRIVTVYSYARLVRYNEDLEIVPDIAEAVEVEEGRSFTIRIRAGHKWSDGQPFTSEDFRYYWEDMATNAVISPLGPESMLVVDGKPATFEVIDERTVRYTWEKPNPYFLPALAAPRPPFIYRPAHYLRQFHERYAPADRLAALVAEHSQRDWRALHYFMDKPYTADNIAFPSLQPWVNTTNSPSERFIFKRNPYFHRVDQNGRQLPYLDQLVAGITSGDLIPAKVGTGDADLQARGLEFKNYTFLKNGEDRNGYDVRLWRTAQGARVALFPNLHVSDPVQRTLARDVRFRRALSLAIDRGEINQTLFFGLAEESNNTVIPDSPLFKDEYQSSWATYDIDEANRLLDEIGLVQRDGEGYRLMSDGRRLEIIVETAGEDQEQTDVLQLVRDTWRKAGIALFIKPSRREVMRDHAKSGTAWVTIFYGIDNGLAGPDTAPIEFVPTSEDQLQWPLWGRYYETAGKSGEAPDMPEGQKLAMLHERWASSLDSDERETIWHDILATHAENVFTIGVVCRVPQPVVVSRKLHNVPEDGIYSWDPGAHFGLYSPDTFWMDQ; from the coding sequence ATGCTCACAGTGGCGCTCGTGGTGCTGTCGGCATGTTTCGGGGCGACGAATTCGGCGGTGCGCGCCGGGGAACTGGTCGAACCACCCGCGCTGGCTGAAGAGGTCGCGGCCGGCAGATTGCCACCGCTCGCCGAGCGTTTGCCCGCACAGCCCATGGTCATGAACGTTGCAGATGCCGGGCGGCATGGCGGCTCGCTTCGGATGCTCTTTGCGCGCGCCAAGGACATCCGCATCGTCACTGTCTACAGCTACGCCCGGCTGGTGCGTTACAATGAGGATCTGGAAATCGTGCCGGACATCGCCGAGGCGGTGGAGGTCGAGGAAGGGCGCTCGTTCACGATCCGCATCAGGGCCGGGCACAAGTGGTCCGACGGCCAACCCTTCACGAGCGAAGACTTCCGCTACTACTGGGAGGACATGGCAACGAATGCCGTCATCTCCCCGCTGGGGCCGGAGAGCATGCTGGTCGTGGACGGAAAACCGGCGACCTTCGAGGTGATCGACGAGCGCACGGTGCGCTATACGTGGGAGAAGCCGAACCCCTACTTCCTGCCGGCTCTCGCGGCGCCGCGGCCGCCGTTCATCTACCGGCCTGCCCACTACCTCCGGCAATTCCACGAACGCTATGCACCAGCGGACCGCCTCGCCGCGCTCGTTGCGGAACACTCGCAGCGCGATTGGCGGGCGCTGCACTACTTCATGGACAAGCCCTATACGGCCGACAACATCGCGTTTCCGAGCCTGCAACCGTGGGTCAATACGACGAACTCCCCCTCCGAGCGCTTCATCTTCAAGCGCAATCCCTATTTCCACCGGGTCGATCAGAACGGCAGGCAGTTGCCCTATCTCGACCAGCTCGTCGCGGGCATCACATCCGGTGATCTCATTCCGGCCAAGGTGGGCACGGGCGATGCGGACCTCCAGGCGCGGGGGCTCGAGTTCAAGAACTATACCTTCCTCAAGAACGGCGAGGATCGAAACGGTTACGATGTCCGCCTCTGGCGCACTGCCCAGGGCGCACGCGTCGCGCTGTTTCCCAACCTGCACGTGTCGGACCCCGTGCAGCGGACACTGGCGCGCGATGTGCGGTTCCGCAGGGCGCTTTCACTGGCCATCGACAGGGGAGAGATCAACCAGACCCTGTTCTTCGGACTGGCGGAAGAATCGAACAACACCGTGATCCCGGACAGCCCGCTCTTCAAGGACGAATATCAGTCGAGTTGGGCGACCTACGACATCGACGAGGCCAATCGACTGCTGGACGAAATCGGGCTGGTCCAGCGCGATGGGGAAGGTTATCGACTGATGTCGGACGGGCGCCGTCTGGAGATCATCGTGGAGACGGCAGGCGAGGATCAGGAGCAGACGGACGTTCTGCAACTGGTCCGGGATACCTGGCGCAAGGCCGGAATCGCGCTCTTCATAAAGCCGTCGCGGCGCGAGGTGATGCGCGATCATGCCAAGTCGGGCACGGCGTGGGTCACCATCTTCTATGGCATCGACAATGGACTGGCGGGCCCGGACACGGCGCCGATCGAATTCGTGCCGACGAGCGAGGACCAGCTGCAGTGGCCGCTCTGGGGGAGGTATTACGAGACCGCCGGCAAGAGCGGCGAGGCACCCGACATGCCGGAGGGCCAAAAGCTCGCAATGCTCCACGAGCGCTGGGCGAGTTCGCTCGACTCGGACGAGCGCGAGACCATCTGGCATGATATCCTTGCCACCCATGCCGAGAACGTCTTCACCATCGGGGTGGTCTGCCGGGTGCCGCAGCCTGTCGTCGTGAGCCGCAAGCTGCACAACGTGCCCGAAGATGGGATCTACAGCTGGGATCCAGGTGCCCACTTCGGTCTCTACAGTCCCGATACGTTCTGGATGGACCAGTAG
- a CDS encoding ABC transporter permease subunit yields the protein MLGYLLRRTVTMAVTLWVISLLVFVIIQLPPGDYLTSHLDELKAQGEAVDPRKIAFLREQYGLDKPLWQQYLTWATGLLRGDLGYSFEYNLPVTEVVGDRLWLSMLLNFATVLFIYVVSFPIGFYSATHQYSWSDYGITFLGLLGLATPNFLLALILLYLANSWFGISIGGLMDPKYIDQPWTWGKALSVLEHLAVPVIVIGTSGTAGMIRRLRANLLDELQKQYVETGRAKGLPEGRLLRKYPLRMSLNPFIADIGSLLPQIVSGSVIVSAVMSLPTTGPMLLQALQSQDMYLAGSFLMFLALLTVVGMFVSDVLLAVLDPRIRLEGGVRR from the coding sequence ATGCTCGGATATCTGCTCCGCAGAACGGTGACGATGGCGGTGACCCTCTGGGTCATTTCGCTGCTCGTCTTCGTCATTATCCAGCTCCCTCCGGGAGATTATCTCACCAGCCACCTCGACGAACTCAAGGCCCAAGGCGAGGCGGTCGATCCCAGGAAGATCGCCTTCCTCAGGGAGCAATACGGCCTCGACAAGCCGCTCTGGCAGCAATACCTGACCTGGGCGACGGGCCTCTTGCGGGGCGATCTAGGCTACAGCTTCGAATACAATCTGCCGGTCACAGAGGTCGTCGGGGACCGCTTGTGGCTCTCGATGCTGCTGAATTTCGCGACGGTGCTCTTCATCTACGTCGTTTCCTTCCCGATCGGTTTCTACTCCGCGACGCACCAGTACAGCTGGAGCGACTACGGGATCACTTTCCTCGGCCTCCTCGGGCTCGCGACGCCCAACTTCCTGCTCGCCCTGATCCTCCTCTATCTGGCCAATTCCTGGTTCGGAATCTCGATCGGTGGCCTGATGGACCCCAAGTACATCGACCAACCCTGGACCTGGGGCAAGGCATTGTCGGTGCTCGAGCATCTGGCGGTGCCAGTGATCGTGATCGGAACCTCGGGCACGGCCGGCATGATCCGTCGGCTGCGGGCGAACCTGCTCGATGAACTGCAGAAGCAATATGTCGAGACGGGGCGGGCCAAGGGGCTGCCGGAGGGACGGCTGCTCAGGAAGTATCCGCTGCGCATGTCGCTCAACCCGTTCATCGCCGATATCGGGAGCCTGCTGCCGCAGATCGTCTCGGGCTCGGTGATCGTCTCGGCGGTGATGTCGTTGCCGACGACGGGGCCGATGCTGCTGCAGGCCTTGCAGAGCCAGGACATGTATCTCGCCGGTTCCTTCCTCATGTTCCTCGCACTGCTGACCGTGGTCGGAATGTTCGTCTCCGATGTCCTGCTCGCCGTTCTCGATCCGCGCATTCGGCTCGAGGGAGGGGTGCGGCGGTGA